A stretch of Roseovarius sp. M141 DNA encodes these proteins:
- a CDS encoding MFS transporter encodes MTRTVPIGEARQMPLWRRPRTLLFLMAAAMPIAFATWSALLNNFVIEVAQFDGHDIGWLHTVREIPGFLAIGVIAIIIFVREQVLALVSLILLGVATAFTAYFPSMGGILTITMLSSIGFHYYETVNQSLQLQWLDRARAPQVLGWLLAAGSGATLVCYGLIVLLWEPLGLTYTIVYMLSGGTTAAIAIFALIAYPQFEAPNPQLKKMILRRRYWLYYLLQFMAGARRQIFVVFAGFMMVEKFGFAVHEVTALFMINLVANMIFAPLMGGAVARFGERSTLIFEYAGLMIVFLAYGGIYMFGWGVLLAATLYVVDHMLFALALALKTYFQKIADPGDIAPTAAVAFTINHIAAVFLPALLGYLWLVSPAAVFVLAAGMAGISLLLALLIPRHPAPGYETILSRSAPVLAE; translated from the coding sequence ATGACACGCACGGTCCCCATAGGCGAAGCGCGCCAGATGCCCCTGTGGCGGCGTCCCCGTACGCTGCTGTTCTTGATGGCGGCGGCGATGCCCATCGCCTTTGCGACATGGTCAGCGCTGCTGAACAACTTCGTCATCGAGGTGGCGCAGTTCGACGGGCATGATATCGGCTGGCTGCACACCGTGCGCGAAATTCCCGGGTTTTTGGCCATCGGGGTCATCGCGATCATCATATTTGTGCGCGAGCAGGTGCTGGCGCTGGTGTCGTTGATCCTGCTGGGCGTTGCCACTGCATTCACCGCGTATTTTCCCAGTATGGGCGGCATCCTGACGATCACGATGCTCAGCTCGATCGGCTTTCACTATTACGAGACGGTCAACCAAAGCCTGCAACTGCAATGGCTTGACCGCGCCCGCGCGCCCCAGGTGCTGGGCTGGTTGCTGGCCGCCGGATCTGGCGCGACGCTGGTGTGCTATGGCCTCATCGTGCTGCTGTGGGAACCATTGGGCCTGACATACACCATTGTCTACATGCTTTCAGGGGGGACGACGGCAGCCATCGCAATCTTTGCCCTCATTGCCTACCCGCAGTTCGAGGCGCCCAATCCGCAGCTGAAAAAGATGATCCTGCGCCGCCGCTATTGGCTGTATTACCTGCTGCAATTCATGGCCGGCGCGCGGCGGCAGATCTTTGTCGTGTTTGCGGGTTTCATGATGGTCGAAAAGTTCGGCTTTGCCGTGCATGAGGTAACGGCGCTGTTTATGATAAACCTTGTCGCCAACATGATCTTTGCGCCGTTGATGGGCGGCGCTGTTGCGCGGTTTGGCGAGCGTAGCACGCTGATCTTTGAATATGCGGGCCTGATGATCGTGTTTCTGGCCTATGGCGGTATCTACATGTTCGGCTGGGGCGTGCTGTTGGCCGCGACGCTCTATGTCGTGGACCACATGCTGTTCGCTCTGGCGCTGGCGCTGAAGACCTATTTCCAGAAGATCGCGGATCCCGGTGATATCGCGCCCACCGCTGCGGTAGCGTTCACGATCAACCACATTGCCGCCGTGTTCCTGCCCGCGCTTTTGGGGTATCTGTGGCTGGTGTCGCCTGCTGCGGTCTTCGTTCTGGCGGCTGGCATGGCGGGCATATCGCTGCTATTGGCGCTGTTGATCCCGCGCCATCCGGCGCCGGGCTATGAGACCATCCTGTCGCGCTCTGCCCCGGTTCTGGCCGAATAG
- a CDS encoding 50S ribosomal protein L11 methyltransferase, whose amino-acid sequence MTTYTALTTLHGQTAAEALADALDDITPEPTGIGTFEVEDGSGTWEVGAYFEEHPDIAGLALLAEIHGARAFAVSQVPDADWVAHVKRELTPVVAGRFFVYGSHDADQVPDDAVPLLIEAAMAFGTGHHGTTQGCLRALDHLASSGVTAKSVADIGCGTAVLAMAAARSWPGVMLASDIDPVAVDVARVNVAANDLDGRVSCIEATGLDHPTLEAAAPFDLIFANILKGPLIDLAPGLTQRLAPGGHVILSGILNEQADEVVAVYLSAGNSLTERQEIGDWTTLTLRKIVE is encoded by the coding sequence ATGACCACCTACACCGCCCTCACCACCCTGCACGGGCAAACCGCCGCTGAGGCGCTGGCCGACGCGTTGGACGATATCACCCCCGAGCCGACGGGAATCGGCACGTTCGAGGTCGAAGACGGCAGCGGCACATGGGAGGTCGGCGCCTATTTCGAGGAGCACCCCGATATCGCGGGCCTTGCCCTGCTGGCCGAAATCCACGGCGCCCGCGCCTTCGCGGTGTCACAGGTGCCCGACGCCGACTGGGTCGCCCATGTCAAGCGTGAGTTGACGCCAGTCGTGGCGGGCCGGTTTTTCGTCTACGGCAGCCATGACGCGGATCAGGTGCCGGATGATGCCGTGCCGCTGCTGATCGAGGCGGCGATGGCCTTTGGGACCGGCCATCACGGCACGACGCAGGGCTGTCTGCGCGCGCTGGACCATCTGGCCAGTTCCGGTGTCACCGCCAAGTCTGTGGCCGATATCGGCTGCGGTACCGCCGTTCTGGCAATGGCCGCCGCGCGTAGCTGGCCGGGTGTGATGCTGGCCAGCGACATCGATCCGGTCGCGGTGGACGTCGCCCGCGTCAATGTCGCCGCCAACGATCTGGACGGCAGGGTATCGTGCATCGAGGCGACGGGCCTGGATCATCCCACGCTGGAGGCCGCCGCGCCCTTCGATCTGATCTTTGCCAATATCCTCAAGGGTCCGCTGATCGACCTCGCGCCGGGGCTGACCCAGCGGCTGGCACCCGGCGGTCACGTGATTCTGTCCGGCATCCTGAACGAGCAGGCCGATGAGGTGGTCGCGGTTTATCTCAGCGCCGGAAACAGCCTGACTGAACGGCAGGAGATTGGTGACTGGACAACGCTCACATTGCGAAAAATTGTCGAATAA
- a CDS encoding carbonic anhydrase, with protein sequence MHQARPLPPYLIQRYHGWKATSYTENESWYRTLAQEGQHPRAMMISCCDSRVHVTSIFGADQGEFFIHRNIANLVPPYTTDGGQHGTSAALEYAVSVLHVAHVIVMGHSGCGGIKGCDEMCSGNAPLLDSPGSFVGRWIDILRPGYERVAGIVDDDERARALEKEAVLVSLENLTSFPFVTEAMQRGVLTLHGLWLDIGEGRVEQYNAAAKGFAPI encoded by the coding sequence TTGCATCAAGCGCGCCCCCTGCCGCCCTACCTGATTCAACGTTATCATGGGTGGAAAGCGACCTCATACACCGAAAACGAAAGCTGGTATCGCACCCTCGCCCAAGAGGGCCAGCACCCGCGCGCGATGATGATTTCGTGCTGCGACAGCCGGGTGCATGTCACATCGATATTCGGCGCCGATCAGGGCGAATTTTTCATCCACCGCAATATCGCCAACCTGGTGCCCCCCTACACCACGGATGGCGGGCAGCACGGCACCTCGGCCGCGCTGGAATATGCCGTCAGCGTGCTGCACGTGGCGCATGTGATCGTCATGGGGCATTCCGGGTGCGGGGGCATCAAGGGCTGCGATGAAATGTGTTCGGGTAACGCGCCGTTGCTGGATTCGCCCGGCAGCTTTGTCGGGCGCTGGATCGACATTCTGCGCCCCGGCTACGAGCGCGTGGCAGGTATTGTCGACGATGACGAACGCGCCCGCGCGCTGGAGAAAGAAGCCGTGCTGGTATCGTTGGAAAATCTGACCAGCTTTCCCTTCGTCACCGAGGCGATGCAACGGGGCGTTCTGACGCTGCATGGTTTGTGGCTGGATATCGGCGAGGGCCGGGTGGAGCAGTATAATGCCGCCGCCAAGGGGTTTGCCCCGATCTGA
- a CDS encoding M17 family metallopeptidase — MPNATFPAHSLVFARDPGDALALHVIDAGGLEGWLKTRPEGLRNWVRATGFAAAQGKVLMVPGADGTPEMALVGYGTAETRARGRFHLAAAAAALPEGVYRLEGLDPARAQEEALGWLLAAYVFDRYHIQKGPTARLVAPDGVDAARLEVIAAGEALTRDLINTPANDMGPDTLEAACTDLAVQHGADITVTAGADLLAQNLPLIHAVGRASDCAPRLIDMSWGADGPALTLVGKGVCFDTGGLNLKPGSSMGLMKKDMGGAATVLGLAHMIMALDLPVRLRVLIPAVENSVSANAMRPGDILTARSGKTIEINNTDAEGRLVLADALTLGAEGAPDLMISMATLTGAARVAVGPDLAPYYTDDADLVTAIEAGAVAASDPVWRMPFHTPYETMIEPGIADLDNAPSGGFAGSITAALFLRRFAGAARYAHFDIYGWNPTAAPARPKGGVGMGARALLAALPAALNL, encoded by the coding sequence ATGCCCAACGCCACATTCCCCGCGCACTCCTTGGTCTTTGCGCGCGATCCGGGCGATGCGCTGGCGCTGCATGTGATCGACGCAGGCGGGCTGGAGGGGTGGTTGAAGACCCGCCCCGAGGGGCTGCGCAATTGGGTTCGCGCGACCGGCTTTGCCGCCGCGCAGGGCAAGGTGCTGATGGTGCCGGGCGCGGATGGCACGCCGGAAATGGCGCTGGTCGGATATGGCACCGCCGAGACGCGCGCGCGCGGGCGATTCCATCTGGCCGCCGCTGCTGCGGCGCTGCCCGAGGGCGTCTATCGCCTTGAGGGCCTCGATCCGGCCCGCGCGCAGGAGGAGGCGCTGGGCTGGCTCCTGGCCGCCTACGTCTTTGACCGCTACCATATACAGAAGGGCCCCACGGCCCGACTGGTTGCGCCCGATGGCGTCGATGCCGCCCGGCTGGAGGTGATCGCGGCGGGCGAGGCGCTGACCCGCGATCTGATCAACACGCCCGCCAATGACATGGGTCCGGACACGCTGGAGGCCGCCTGCACGGACCTCGCTGTGCAGCACGGCGCCGACATTACCGTAACCGCCGGCGCCGATCTGCTGGCGCAAAACCTGCCACTCATTCACGCTGTCGGGCGCGCATCGGACTGTGCCCCCCGCCTGATCGACATGTCGTGGGGGGCAGACGGCCCGGCGCTGACGCTGGTCGGCAAGGGGGTCTGTTTTGACACCGGCGGGCTGAACCTGAAACCCGGCTCCAGCATGGGGCTGATGAAAAAGGATATGGGCGGCGCGGCGACGGTCCTTGGGCTTGCGCATATGATCATGGCGCTTGATTTACCGGTACGCTTGCGTGTTCTGATCCCGGCCGTTGAAAATTCGGTCAGCGCGAATGCCATGCGCCCCGGCGACATCCTGACCGCGCGCAGCGGCAAGACCATCGAGATCAACAATACCGACGCCGAAGGGCGTCTGGTGCTGGCCGACGCGCTGACACTGGGCGCCGAGGGCGCACCGGATCTGATGATTTCGATGGCGACGCTGACGGGCGCCGCGCGGGTCGCGGTCGGGCCGGACCTTGCGCCCTATTATACAGATGACGCAGATTTGGTCACGGCGATCGAAGCGGGCGCGGTTGCCGCCAGCGATCCGGTCTGGCGCATGCCATTTCACACGCCCTATGAGACGATGATCGAGCCGGGCATCGCTGATTTGGACAATGCCCCATCGGGCGGTTTCGCCGGTTCGATCACCGCCGCGCTCTTTCTGCGCCGCTTTGCGGGCGCCGCGCGCTACGCGCATTTCGACATCTATGGCTGGAACCCCACCGCCGCGCCCGCCCGCCCCAAGGGTGGCGTCGGCATGGGCGCGCGTGCGCTGTTGGCGGCGCTGCCCGCCGCGCTGAACCTGTGA